In the genome of Phacochoerus africanus isolate WHEZ1 chromosome 10, ROS_Pafr_v1, whole genome shotgun sequence, one region contains:
- the MSANTD1 gene encoding myb/SANT-like DNA-binding domain-containing protein 1 isoform X1 yields MFVSYIFLLLVNVFIAESLETRERQRGPALMSPGAQHAALLTPGPGSPLNICSRVGPEPGCFSEPRVTLAWSLTGVRICLAKSGSPRPRATWPLGLAPPAPLCREPGEQGREQLFLTRGSCVSRFRKLKCMTDSESVPPDWPYYLAIDRILAKVPESCDGKLPDGQQPGPSTSQTEASLSPSAKSAPLYLPYNQCSFEGRFQDDGSDSSSSLLSLKFRSDERPVRKRKGQGGHFQRKKLRLLEAMLGEQRKLSRALEETCREVRRVLDQHHLLQVQSLQLQERMMSLLEKIIAKSGV; encoded by the exons GTGTTCATTGCAGAGAGCTTAGAAACAAGGGAAAGGCAAAGAGGACCAGCCCTGATGAGCCCGGGCGCCCAGCACGCAGCCTTGCTCACACCAGGCCCGGGCTCCCCTCTCAACATCTGCAGCCGTGTAGGTCCCGAGCCTGGCTGCTTTTCCGAGCCCAGGGTCACCTTGGCCTGGAGCCTCACCGGTGTTCGGATTTGTCTGGCCAAGAGTGGCTCCCCCCGACCCCGTGCCACGTGGCCCCTGGGCCTGGCTCCCCCGGCGCCCCTCTGCCGCGAGCCGGGCGAGCAGGGCCGGGAACAGCTGTTTCTCACCCGTGGCTCTTGTGTCTCTCGTTTCAGGAAATTAAAATGCATGACAGATAGCGAGTCCGTCCCGCCCGACTGGCCCTATTACCTAGCCATTGATAGGATTCTGGCCAAGGTCCCCGAGTCCTGTGATGGCAAACTGCCGGACGGCCAGCAGCCGGGGCCCTCCACGTCCCAGACCGAGGCGTCCCTGTCGCCGTCCGCTAAGTCCGCCCCTCTGTACTTACCGTATAACCAGTGCTCCTTCGAAGGCCGCTTCCAGGACGATGGCTCCGACAGCTCCTCCAGCTTACTGTCCCTTAAGTTCAG GTCGGACGAGCGGCCCGTGAGGAAGCGCAAGGGGCAGGGCGGCCACTTCCAGAGGAAGAAGCTGCGGCTGCTGGAGGCCATGCTCGGGGAGCAGCGCAAGCTGAGCCGCGCCCTGGAGGAGACCTGCCGCGAGGTGCGCCGCGTGCTGGACCAGcaccacctgctgcaggtgcagagcctgcagctgcaggagcGCATGATGAGCCTGCTCGAGAAGATCATTGCCAAGTCGGGCGTCTAG